The following are from one region of the Desulfobulbaceae bacterium genome:
- the infB gene encoding translation initiation factor IF-2, whose protein sequence is MTVRVYELAKEAGMDSKELAAKLQELGYDVKAYNSSLDDGVAEEIRQKLMNVEAKVQEKRIQTKGTTTIIRRRKKSVESLDALVTEETPVEEETPVEDKQEQIIAEAEAQAGADVETAEGVDETAEQTVPENVVAEATVEETAHPEVTPVVEPEIEAVLPTASVEIEDETVVADAPEAEDSFDEGDDADEDISVKIKTPVASRKGLARVIARSAIIFPVEEERSKQVPKKVFKPKPKKAVAETKPADRSDIVVATDVTDDASGGGKGKKGKRFVKFTHHAEPGVRNKKGAVGRKKGYGDVDMEDVAMAGGRFSAALRVGRGGGRGGKKNKGGGGDESVGETKAIKMRIKVYDSISIGDLAHRMGVKVSELIAKLMSLGVMATVNQSLDLDTATLVATDFGYEVEQGKTEETTIISFDEQESGGEELPRPPVVTVMGHVDHGKTSILDAIRNTEVADGEAGGITQHIGAHYVHSVHGDVVFLDTPGHAAFTEMRSRGAKVTDVVVLVVAADDGVMDQTKEAINHAKAADVPIVVAINKIDKDDADPMRVKRELAEFELVPEEWGGSTIFCEVSAKKNIGIDELLEQIILQAEILELKADPNRKAKGRVVEAHLHKGRGPLATILVQEGTLRVGDCFVVGIHSGKVRSLHDDKGNQIDEAGPAFPVEVQGLGGVPMSGDEFVVVTDEKMAKTVSNQRQMKSRESLLGQTTKISLDNLFDKLQEGEIKELNVLLRSDVQGTLEAFSKALADLGTDVVRVKVLHEGTGTITDSDILLAAASNAIIIGFNVRPSSKVRDFAASENVDLRFYDVIYHALDDIRGAMVGMLDPTYEERVIGSVEVRDTFGVPKIGTIAGSYVLDGKVERSAQVRLIREGIVIFTGKISSLRRFKDDVKEVKTGFECGIGIENFHDIKSGDTMEIFVMDEVAGVL, encoded by the coding sequence ATGACGGTTAGGGTTTACGAGTTGGCGAAAGAAGCTGGGATGGACAGTAAAGAGCTTGCAGCAAAGCTTCAAGAGCTTGGTTATGATGTCAAGGCGTATAATTCAAGTCTGGATGATGGTGTTGCCGAAGAAATTCGCCAGAAGTTGATGAATGTTGAAGCAAAAGTTCAGGAAAAAAGAATTCAGACCAAGGGTACGACGACCATCATAAGGCGTCGTAAGAAGTCCGTCGAGAGTCTGGATGCCCTTGTTACCGAAGAAACACCGGTAGAAGAAGAAACTCCAGTCGAAGATAAACAGGAACAAATAATAGCAGAAGCAGAAGCTCAAGCAGGGGCAGACGTTGAAACGGCTGAGGGTGTTGATGAAACAGCGGAACAGACTGTTCCGGAGAACGTTGTTGCGGAGGCTACAGTTGAGGAGACGGCTCATCCCGAAGTGACTCCTGTTGTCGAGCCGGAAATAGAAGCGGTACTGCCGACAGCATCTGTGGAGATTGAAGATGAAACAGTCGTTGCTGACGCACCTGAGGCCGAAGATAGTTTTGATGAAGGCGATGATGCTGATGAAGATATATCTGTTAAAATAAAAACCCCTGTTGCATCACGAAAAGGATTGGCTCGGGTTATAGCTCGCTCAGCCATAATTTTTCCAGTTGAGGAAGAACGTAGCAAACAGGTTCCGAAAAAGGTCTTTAAGCCGAAGCCCAAAAAGGCGGTTGCTGAAACCAAACCGGCTGATAGAAGTGACATTGTAGTCGCTACGGATGTTACCGATGATGCATCGGGGGGAGGCAAGGGAAAGAAAGGTAAACGTTTTGTCAAGTTTACTCACCATGCCGAGCCTGGAGTCCGGAATAAGAAAGGCGCTGTAGGGAGGAAGAAAGGCTATGGAGACGTCGATATGGAAGACGTCGCAATGGCTGGCGGACGCTTTTCTGCGGCTCTGCGCGTAGGTCGTGGCGGAGGCCGGGGCGGCAAGAAAAATAAGGGTGGGGGCGGTGACGAGAGTGTTGGAGAAACCAAAGCCATTAAGATGCGTATCAAGGTTTATGATTCAATCTCCATTGGAGATTTAGCTCACCGGATGGGTGTTAAGGTTAGTGAACTAATTGCCAAACTGATGAGTCTTGGTGTTATGGCAACAGTTAACCAGTCGTTGGATCTTGACACAGCCACTCTTGTGGCAACGGATTTTGGATATGAGGTTGAACAGGGCAAAACGGAAGAGACAACGATTATTTCGTTTGATGAACAAGAGAGCGGTGGCGAAGAGTTGCCTCGTCCTCCTGTTGTCACAGTCATGGGCCATGTCGATCATGGTAAAACCTCTATCCTTGATGCAATCCGCAATACGGAGGTTGCTGATGGTGAGGCTGGCGGTATTACCCAGCATATTGGCGCCCACTATGTACATTCTGTGCATGGCGATGTTGTTTTCTTGGACACACCAGGACATGCTGCTTTTACCGAAATGCGCTCCAGAGGTGCAAAGGTAACAGATGTTGTCGTGCTTGTTGTTGCTGCTGATGACGGTGTAATGGATCAAACAAAAGAGGCAATAAATCATGCAAAGGCAGCGGATGTTCCTATTGTTGTTGCTATTAATAAGATAGATAAGGACGATGCCGACCCAATGCGGGTTAAGCGCGAACTGGCTGAATTTGAACTCGTGCCGGAAGAGTGGGGCGGATCTACAATTTTTTGTGAAGTCTCAGCTAAAAAGAACATTGGTATTGACGAACTTCTTGAGCAGATAATTCTACAGGCCGAAATTCTTGAACTGAAGGCCGATCCAAATCGTAAGGCTAAAGGCCGCGTTGTTGAGGCGCATTTACATAAAGGTCGCGGCCCATTGGCCACCATATTGGTTCAGGAAGGAACTCTGCGAGTTGGTGATTGTTTTGTTGTGGGTATACACTCTGGTAAAGTCCGTTCGTTGCACGATGACAAGGGTAACCAGATTGATGAGGCCGGACCGGCCTTCCCCGTTGAGGTGCAGGGCTTAGGCGGTGTGCCAATGTCTGGCGATGAGTTTGTTGTCGTCACCGATGAGAAAATGGCTAAAACCGTCAGTAATCAACGCCAGATGAAATCAAGAGAGAGTTTGCTGGGGCAAACAACTAAAATTTCTCTCGATAACCTCTTTGATAAGCTGCAGGAAGGCGAGATTAAGGAACTTAATGTATTGTTGCGATCTGACGTACAGGGCACACTGGAGGCCTTTTCTAAGGCTTTAGCCGATCTGGGGACAGATGTTGTGCGTGTTAAAGTGCTGCACGAAGGAACAGGAACAATTACTGACTCTGATATCTTGCTTGCCGCGGCATCGAATGCGATAATTATTGGGTTTAACGTTCGGCCAAGCAGTAAAGTCAGGGACTTTGCCGCCAGTGAAAATGTTGATTTACGTTTTTATGACGTTATATATCACGCCCTTGATGATATTCGCGGAGCTATGGTTGGTATGCTTGACCCGACATATGAAGAGAGAGTTATTGGGTCGGTAGAAGTTAGAGATACCTTTGGTGTTCCAAAAATCGGCACAATTGCCGGGTCATATGTTCTTGATGGTAAAGTAGAACGAAGTGCTCAAGTACGATTGATTCGAGAAGGCATTGTGATTTTTACCGGGAAAATATCCTCGTTACGCCGCTTTAAGGATGATGTTAAAGAGGTGAAGACCGGCTTTGAGTGTGGAATTGGCATCGAAAACTTTCATGATATTAAGAGTGGCGACACCATGGAAATTTTTGTTATGGATGAGGTTGCAGGGGTATTGTAA
- the nusA gene encoding transcription termination factor NusA: MITDLKRIIDQVSRDKGIDRTLLVEALEEAVMSAAKKKYGMRRDMEAQYNDDLGEIELFQFRSVVDEVEDEQTEISLAEANVLDPDVEIGDDLGSKINDVAELGRIAAQSAKQVIIQKMKDAERNVVYEMFKDRKGDVDNGIVQRFERGNIIVNLGRTDAILPRNEQMPRKTYRQGDRIRAILMDVRQTARDSQLVLSRTDKQFVAKLFTIEVPEIAEGIVTILNVAREPGIRSKIAVVSSEADVDPVGACVGMKGSRVQNVVQELQGERIDIVPWSPDPAKYVSNALSPAEVSMVVVDEEKKTLQVVVADDQLSLAIGRGGQNVRLASELLGWRIDVKSEQKYAKLMEEGYRSLVAIDGIDDKKAEKLYDGDICSAAELSAAVAEDVTALIDGIDTDAALILIKKAAKVAAVFAEEAERQRQEKASAEGQAEEAEVAQGEASEEVAVQPAAEEKVHE; the protein is encoded by the coding sequence ATGATAACAGATTTAAAACGAATTATTGATCAAGTCAGCAGAGATAAGGGAATTGACCGTACTTTACTTGTTGAGGCGCTCGAAGAAGCTGTGATGTCTGCCGCAAAGAAAAAATACGGCATGCGTCGAGATATGGAAGCCCAGTACAATGACGATCTTGGCGAGATTGAGTTGTTCCAGTTCCGTTCGGTTGTTGATGAGGTTGAAGACGAGCAGACTGAGATTTCTCTTGCCGAAGCCAATGTCCTTGATCCTGATGTAGAGATTGGTGATGATCTGGGTAGTAAAATAAATGATGTTGCAGAGCTTGGCCGTATAGCAGCCCAGTCAGCAAAACAGGTCATCATCCAAAAAATGAAAGATGCCGAGCGGAATGTTGTCTATGAAATGTTCAAAGACAGAAAGGGTGACGTGGACAATGGTATTGTTCAGCGCTTTGAGCGTGGTAATATAATCGTAAATCTTGGGCGAACCGATGCAATTCTGCCACGAAACGAGCAGATGCCCAGAAAGACGTATCGTCAAGGTGATCGTATCCGTGCCATTTTGATGGATGTCCGCCAGACAGCCAGAGACTCACAGCTCGTTTTAAGTCGGACAGATAAACAGTTTGTGGCAAAACTTTTCACCATTGAAGTGCCTGAAATTGCAGAAGGTATAGTGACTATTCTTAATGTTGCCAGGGAGCCCGGTATTCGTTCAAAAATCGCTGTTGTCTCTTCGGAGGCCGATGTTGATCCAGTTGGAGCATGCGTCGGAATGAAGGGTTCTCGAGTACAGAATGTTGTACAGGAGCTGCAGGGCGAGCGCATTGATATTGTGCCGTGGAGTCCTGATCCTGCTAAATATGTTTCTAACGCCCTTTCACCGGCAGAGGTGTCGATGGTTGTTGTGGACGAAGAGAAAAAAACGCTACAGGTCGTTGTTGCCGACGATCAGCTATCTCTGGCGATTGGCCGGGGCGGGCAGAATGTTCGGCTGGCCTCTGAACTTTTAGGCTGGCGGATTGATGTTAAGAGTGAACAGAAGTATGCCAAGCTCATGGAGGAGGGGTATCGGTCTTTAGTTGCCATTGACGGCATCGACGATAAAAAGGCTGAAAAACTCTATGATGGGGATATCTGTTCGGCAGCGGAACTTTCAGCAGCTGTTGCTGAAGATGTAACCGCGCTTATTGATGGCATTGATACAGACGCGGCGCTGATACTCATTAAAAAGGCTGCAAAAGTTGCTGCCGTTTTTGCCGAAGAAGCTGAGCGACAGAGGCAAGAAAAGGCCAGTGCTGAAGGGCAGGCTGAAGAGGCAGAAGTTGCACAGGGTGAAGCTTCCGAAGAGGTTGCTGTTCAGCCGGCGGCTGAAGAAAAAGTTCACGAATAG